CGGTGCTTGGCGGTTGTGCAAACCCCAGCGCGTCCAGCGGCGTGTACAGCTACGATCAAGCGCAACGCGAACAGATCGTCCGTAATGGCACGGTCACCGGCGTGCGTCCGATCGTCATTCAGAACGACAAGTCCAGCGGCGTCGGCATGGTGGCTGGCGGCGCGCTGGGTGGTGTGGCCGGCAACGCGATCGGTGGCGGCACGGGCCGCACGATCGCCACGGTGGGCGGCGTCATCTTGGGCGCCCTGGCCGGCAACGCCGTCGAAAACCGCGCCCAGAAGAACTCTGGCCTGGAAATCACGGTGCGCCTGGATAACGGCGAAACCCGTGTGGTCGCGCAGGAAGCGGACGTGCCCATCAGCGTGGGCCAGCGCGTCCAGGTGATCAGCGGCGCCGGTCCGACCCGCGTCACGCCGATGTAATCGGTTCGCCGCCATCAGAAAGCCCGCGCAAGCGGGCTTTTTTTGTCGCTCGCCCGCAACGCAGCCCCCCGGGATTTACCCGCGAACGTTACCTTTCCAAGCGTTTTCTCGCCATTTCCTCCATAAGTTTCATGGCGATTCCACGGCCGAAGTGCAATGATTGCGACGGCGCGGCAGTCCGGATTTAATGTAACCACGTGCTTCCGGAGGCCCTGCTTGCTGGCTGGAATTTTTCAGTTTGGTTTCAGCTATTTTCTGTATCCTCGTCGCCTGAATCCCGGGGCGGGGGATGGTTTGCCGAACAGGCAACGTTACGCTGCAATACCTATGCATACCGAGCAAGAACTCCACACCAAGATCGGCGAGATCGTCGAGTCGATCGTCATGAAGAAAGTCACCCCCGACACGCAACTGATTGCCACCGGCCTGGTCGATTCGCTCGCCGCCGTGGACATCACGCTGGCGGTCGAGTCCGAGTACGGCTGCAGCATTCCGGCTCCCGAAATCGCAGAGCACCTTCAGTCGGTCCGCGTGCTTGCCGGCTATGTCGCTGCCCATACTTCGTAATACGCGTTTGCTGTCGCACGTCGCGGCGGCAGCCACGGCAGTGGCGTTGGCGGTGGGCACGTATTGCGGCGCGGACGACCTGCTCAGCCGCGTCGTCAATCCGTCGTCATCGCCCTCGGCCACCGCGGCCGACAAGAGCAACTACCTGCCCAATCTGGGGCCAGATTGGGGCACCCAGCACGTCAACCTGAACCGTCTGGGCAACGCCCTGAGCGACGGCACGCTGGTGGTGCTGGGATCCTCCGAACTGTCCAGCCACGACCTGCGCTTCGTTCCCTACCGCTTCTTTCCCGAAGAGCTGAAGGTGCCGACGCTCGCGTACGGCCACGCGATGTTCCAGTCATACGGCATCGTCAGCGTGCTGGAGTCGGTGTCCGATTCGCTCACGCCCAACACGCGCCTGGTCATCATGCTGTCGCCTGCCTGGTTCGCCTCGGGCGGGCAATTGCCGCGCAGCGCGTTTGCCGAGCACGTCACGGGACCGGTCTGGGACCGGTTGTGGGACCAGCCCAGCACGCGCGAGCAGATGCAGAACTGGATCAGCGACAACGCGAACTGGGGCTTGCTGTGGCTCATCGCCAATGGTCAGGTGTCCGAGCTGAAGGACAAGCTGGCGCTGTGGTGGCATGCGCGTCAGGCGCCGGCGCCCGACAAGCCGCGCAGCAAGCTGTCCGTGCCT
The DNA window shown above is from Achromobacter spanius and carries:
- a CDS encoding glycine zipper 2TM domain-containing protein yields the protein MNHIKSFSLVTPRTGRWLAVAAVVTSVAVLGGCANPSASSGVYSYDQAQREQIVRNGTVTGVRPIVIQNDKSSGVGMVAGGALGGVAGNAIGGGTGRTIATVGGVILGALAGNAVENRAQKNSGLEITVRLDNGETRVVAQEADVPISVGQRVQVISGAGPTRVTPM
- a CDS encoding acyl carrier protein, which encodes MHTEQELHTKIGEIVESIVMKKVTPDTQLIATGLVDSLAAVDITLAVESEYGCSIPAPEIAEHLQSVRVLAGYVAAHTS
- a CDS encoding D-alanyl-lipoteichoic acid biosynthesis protein DltD — protein: MSLPILRNTRLLSHVAAAATAVALAVGTYCGADDLLSRVVNPSSSPSATAADKSNYLPNLGPDWGTQHVNLNRLGNALSDGTLVVLGSSELSSHDLRFVPYRFFPEELKVPTLAYGHAMFQSYGIVSVLESVSDSLTPNTRLVIMLSPAWFASGGQLPRSAFAEHVTGPVWDRLWDQPSTREQMQNWISDNANWGLLWLIANGQVSELKDKLALWWHARQAPAPDKPRSKLSVPAHRFVSWPASARLNSGQWSQITHEARVVEHNLGGNNPYDVRDDYYKQYLAPLYSPARNEFADVDPITRTELGDLSRVMALLQKRKVKAYFVIQPFNPKLILDVERFDPVVDAITGMCTRYQMGCLDLYSIPFEPGMLRDDMHLAELGWAMADQGIAEYFSR